The proteins below come from a single Gordonia sp. X0973 genomic window:
- a CDS encoding ArsA-related P-loop ATPase: MVGVYPSPGVPVPISADASLLSLSPLGVLEPAWAAFVEAVGGMTSGPTLPVVSVLASVAPGELSSLPGFEELLLWRRIRDEATSGRWSAIIVDCSGLGDPFALLRAPATLSQAVNRLWPRHRRLAAAAERPVLARASAAVDEVDRDCRDVVDLLRDPHTTAAHLVVDPGERGLRLLPRFAALAALTALPLRGVYGNEGTAPRPDAEFDDAASAVAQGFGAAVVRVPAVDGPLDRVARLRRLQIRFDDPSGTPVGTAAAGVERVEGSGVDAVYELSWPQPLPEPTALGLGRAGDDLLVTISGFRFPVRLPPVLRRCVVVGANWTGGHLRVRFTPDPAVWPQRPTA; encoded by the coding sequence ATGGTGGGTGTCTACCCCTCGCCGGGCGTGCCGGTGCCGATCAGCGCCGATGCCAGCCTGCTGTCGTTGAGCCCGTTGGGGGTGCTGGAACCGGCGTGGGCCGCCTTCGTCGAGGCGGTGGGCGGTATGACCTCCGGGCCGACCCTGCCGGTCGTCTCGGTGCTCGCCTCCGTCGCGCCGGGGGAGTTGAGTTCGCTGCCCGGATTCGAGGAACTGCTCCTGTGGCGGCGGATCCGAGACGAGGCGACCAGCGGGCGGTGGAGTGCGATCATCGTCGACTGCTCCGGACTCGGCGACCCGTTTGCGCTGCTGCGCGCCCCGGCTACCCTGAGCCAGGCGGTGAACCGGCTGTGGCCGCGGCATCGGCGTCTCGCCGCGGCGGCCGAGCGCCCGGTCTTGGCGCGGGCCAGTGCGGCGGTCGACGAGGTGGACCGCGACTGCCGCGACGTGGTCGACCTGCTGCGCGACCCGCACACGACGGCGGCGCACCTCGTCGTCGACCCGGGTGAGCGCGGTCTGCGGCTGCTGCCGCGGTTCGCGGCGCTGGCCGCCCTGACCGCGCTGCCGCTGCGCGGTGTCTACGGCAACGAGGGGACCGCGCCGCGGCCCGACGCAGAGTTCGACGACGCGGCATCGGCGGTGGCGCAGGGCTTCGGGGCCGCGGTCGTCCGCGTGCCCGCCGTCGACGGCCCGCTGGACCGGGTGGCCCGCCTGCGGCGCCTGCAGATCCGCTTCGACGATCCCTCCGGTACGCCGGTCGGGACGGCGGCGGCGGGCGTCGAACGGGTCGAAGGCAGCGGGGTCGACGCCGTCTACGAGCTGAGCTGGCCCCAACCGCTCCCGGAGCCGACCGCACTCGGCCTGGGCCGCGCCGGTGACGACCTGCTGGTGACGATCAGCGGCTTCCGATTCCCGGTGCGCCTCCCGCCGGTGCTGCGCCGGTGCGTCGTGGTGGGCGCGAACTGGACCGGGGGTCACCTGCGCGTGCGGTTCACCCCCGATCCCGCGGTCTGGCCGCAGCGTCCGACGGCCTGA
- a CDS encoding C40 family peptidase, giving the protein MCAVAAAGIPAATVTAAPPRSPGQLVADYKKLNDEAERSAEAMHNATIEYDKQKAILDRSRRAATAAQRKLDSTADLQRHLQGRVDGVLRASYRGARVNRLYALLTSDSPQQMLDQMSALDIISRDATRNLNNLTKTRAAAVAAKDESAKATTAANTAIAQVEKVRGDLQAKRATLQLKAVQIRAVYQSMTGQQLAELRGPKFDFNPNIVPKGTAPELVAVQAALTRIGDPYVWGATGPNQFDCSGLMVWSYRQAGKSLPRSSEAQLGAGVPVSRDQLQPGDLIIYYPDAHHVGMYIGDGYVIHASTFGVPVKVVPIDGAGPYQAARRV; this is encoded by the coding sequence GTGTGCGCGGTCGCCGCGGCGGGAATCCCCGCCGCCACCGTGACCGCCGCCCCGCCGCGCTCGCCGGGCCAGCTCGTCGCCGACTACAAGAAGCTCAACGACGAGGCCGAGCGCTCCGCCGAGGCGATGCACAACGCGACGATCGAGTACGACAAGCAGAAGGCGATCCTGGATCGCTCGCGCCGCGCCGCGACCGCCGCGCAGCGCAAGCTCGATTCCACCGCCGACCTGCAGCGCCACCTCCAGGGCCGCGTCGACGGTGTGCTGCGCGCCAGCTACCGCGGCGCCCGCGTCAACCGCCTCTACGCGCTGCTGACGAGCGATTCGCCGCAGCAGATGCTCGACCAGATGTCGGCGCTCGACATCATCTCCCGCGACGCGACGCGCAACCTCAACAACCTGACCAAGACGCGTGCGGCCGCCGTGGCAGCCAAGGACGAGTCGGCCAAGGCGACGACCGCGGCCAACACCGCGATCGCCCAGGTGGAGAAGGTCCGCGGCGATCTGCAGGCCAAGCGGGCGACGCTCCAGCTGAAGGCCGTCCAGATCCGCGCGGTCTACCAGTCGATGACCGGCCAGCAGCTCGCCGAGCTGCGGGGGCCCAAGTTCGACTTCAACCCGAACATCGTGCCGAAGGGCACCGCCCCCGAGTTGGTGGCCGTCCAGGCCGCGCTGACCCGGATCGGCGACCCGTACGTCTGGGGTGCCACCGGGCCGAACCAGTTCGACTGCTCGGGTCTGATGGTGTGGTCGTACCGGCAGGCGGGTAAGAGCCTGCCCCGCTCGAGCGAGGCGCAGCTCGGCGCCGGAGTGCCCGTCAGCCGCGACCAGCTCCAGCCCGGCGACCTCATCATCTACTATCCGGACGCCCACCACGTCGGCATGTACATCGGCGACGGCTACGTGATCCACGCCTCGACTTTCGGCGTTCCCGTCAAGGTCGTCCCGATCGACGGGGCCGGTCCGTACCAGGCCGCGCGCCGCGTCTAG
- a CDS encoding ROK family protein — protein sequence MSDPTIGIDIGGTSVRAAVVDEQGQQLDTLRAVTPATTQALEHCLDRLVGELTSRWSVSAVGLAIAGFLTVDRSTVRFAPHLPWREARVAQEMSQRIGLPVFAEHDANAAAVAEWRFGAAGRGRNSLVLAIGTGIGAGLLLDGKLYRGSHGVAPELGHVVIVPGGRPCSCGKRGCWERYCSGTALVDTVVELLADEEWGRSVLADEIAADPGSVTGRRIAAAAQEGDPLALAAFASFASSLGQGLAMIADVFDPDLIVIAGGVGRASGLYLDDAREQYASLVTGAGHRELARIRGTQLGESAGVIGAAEVARGEVTRTVGAGA from the coding sequence ATGAGCGACCCGACCATCGGCATCGACATCGGCGGCACGAGCGTGCGGGCCGCGGTGGTCGACGAACAGGGGCAACAACTCGACACGTTGCGCGCGGTCACCCCCGCGACGACGCAGGCTCTGGAGCACTGCCTGGACCGCCTGGTCGGGGAGTTGACCTCCCGCTGGTCGGTGTCGGCGGTCGGTCTCGCCATCGCCGGGTTCCTCACCGTCGACCGGTCGACGGTGCGGTTCGCGCCGCATCTTCCGTGGCGCGAGGCCCGGGTGGCGCAGGAGATGTCGCAGCGGATCGGCCTGCCGGTCTTCGCCGAGCACGACGCGAACGCCGCCGCCGTGGCCGAGTGGCGCTTCGGCGCGGCCGGGCGCGGCCGGAACTCCCTGGTGCTCGCGATCGGTACCGGCATCGGGGCCGGGCTGCTGCTCGACGGAAAGCTCTACCGGGGCAGCCACGGCGTCGCACCGGAACTGGGCCATGTGGTGATCGTCCCCGGCGGCCGGCCGTGTTCCTGCGGGAAGCGCGGTTGCTGGGAGCGGTACTGCAGCGGCACGGCGCTGGTCGACACGGTCGTCGAACTACTCGCCGACGAGGAGTGGGGCCGCTCGGTGCTGGCCGACGAGATCGCCGCCGACCCGGGATCGGTGACCGGGCGGCGGATCGCGGCCGCCGCGCAGGAGGGCGATCCGCTCGCGCTGGCCGCCTTCGCCTCCTTCGCGTCGTCGCTGGGACAGGGGTTGGCGATGATCGCCGACGTCTTCGACCCGGATCTCATCGTTATCGCCGGCGGGGTGGGCCGGGCGTCTGGCCTCTACCTCGATGACGCGCGGGAGCAGTACGCCTCGCTGGTCACGGGTGCCGGCCATCGGGAGCTGGCCCGGATCCGCGGCACCCAGCTGGGGGAGTCCGCCGGGGTCATCGGGGCCGCGGAAGTGGCCCGCGGGGAGGTCACCCGGACGGTCGGGGCTGGCGCTTAG
- a CDS encoding C40 family peptidase, with the protein MAKHRLEQPSRGTKAAKGAVITGAIAMGSLAAGQAAASTVTLPHLGNVELGALGDQINNSRHHATKGKSLKVKKASKTKAPAQPGAQAQVQVPNVGTFSIPGIAQKDIPKELQPNVKKAPGLLGAVRQTVADKAVHNAESKIGSPYSYGSAGPNAFDCSGLVYWSYKKAGKTIPRDSYGQLSHGKAIAYKDAKPGDVLIFNGGSHAGIYIGHGEFIHSETYGVPVHKAKVKTWALTGVRRY; encoded by the coding sequence GTGGCCAAACATCGTTTGGAACAGCCGAGCCGCGGCACCAAGGCGGCGAAGGGCGCGGTCATCACCGGCGCCATCGCCATGGGTTCGCTCGCAGCCGGCCAGGCCGCCGCCAGCACGGTCACGTTGCCGCACCTCGGCAACGTCGAACTCGGCGCCCTCGGGGACCAGATCAACAACTCGCGGCACCATGCGACCAAGGGCAAGTCCCTGAAGGTCAAGAAGGCCTCGAAGACCAAGGCTCCGGCGCAGCCCGGCGCGCAGGCCCAGGTCCAGGTGCCCAACGTCGGCACCTTCTCGATCCCGGGCATCGCGCAGAAGGACATCCCCAAGGAACTTCAGCCGAACGTCAAGAAGGCCCCCGGCCTCCTCGGTGCCGTCCGCCAGACCGTCGCCGACAAGGCCGTTCACAACGCGGAGAGCAAGATCGGATCGCCGTACTCCTACGGCTCGGCCGGCCCGAACGCCTTCGACTGCTCGGGCCTGGTCTACTGGTCCTACAAGAAGGCCGGCAAGACCATCCCGCGTGACAGCTACGGCCAGCTCAGCCACGGCAAGGCCATCGCTTACAAGGATGCCAAGCCCGGAGACGTGCTGATCTTCAACGGCGGCAGCCACGCCGGCATCTACATCGGCCACGGTGAGTTCATCCACTCCGAGACCTACGGCGTCCCGGTGCACAAGGCCAAGGTCAAGACCTGGGCTCTTACCGGTGTCCGCCGCTACTGA
- a CDS encoding glycosyltransferase family 4 protein, which translates to MGAEAVRRVSGSAAPIGRTLLITNDFPPRPGGIQSYLQNLVDLLPPEQIVVYAPRWRGRSHVEFDAAVPYTVVRHRTTLMVPTPLVARRAARLVREHDIENVWFGAAAPLAVLAPVVRRAGARRVLASTHGHEVGWSMLPVARQVLRLIGEGTDTVTFVSKYTRGRFAAAFGRHAALEYLPPGVDVDRFHPDAAARRRIRERHQLGDRPVVVCLSRLVPRKGQDMLIRALPAIREQIPDAALLIVGGGPYAETLHELAAVSSCADDIVFTGSVPGEELPDYHNAADVFAMPSRTRGGGLDVEGLGIVYLEASACGVPVIAGDSGGAPETVIPGRTGLVVDGKSRRQIADAVVEILSDRARARRMGAAGREFVEQQWQWPQIAARLVRLLTA; encoded by the coding sequence ATGGGTGCGGAAGCAGTCCGGCGGGTGAGCGGTTCGGCGGCACCGATCGGACGCACCCTGCTGATCACCAACGATTTTCCCCCGCGCCCGGGCGGAATCCAGTCCTACCTGCAGAATCTCGTCGACCTGCTGCCGCCGGAACAGATCGTCGTCTACGCGCCGCGCTGGCGGGGACGCTCACATGTCGAGTTCGACGCGGCGGTGCCGTACACGGTGGTGCGCCACCGGACGACCCTGATGGTTCCGACGCCGCTGGTGGCGCGGCGGGCCGCCCGCCTGGTCCGGGAGCACGACATCGAGAACGTGTGGTTCGGCGCGGCCGCCCCGCTGGCCGTGCTGGCGCCGGTGGTGCGCCGCGCCGGTGCGCGACGCGTGCTGGCCTCCACGCACGGACACGAGGTGGGGTGGTCGATGCTGCCCGTGGCGCGGCAGGTACTGCGGCTGATCGGGGAGGGAACCGACACCGTCACCTTCGTGAGCAAGTACACCCGGGGGCGGTTCGCCGCCGCCTTCGGACGCCACGCCGCCCTGGAGTACCTACCGCCGGGGGTCGACGTCGACCGGTTCCACCCGGACGCCGCGGCCCGCCGCCGCATCCGGGAGCGCCACCAGCTGGGGGACCGGCCGGTGGTCGTCTGTCTGTCCCGCCTGGTGCCGCGCAAGGGACAGGACATGCTGATCCGCGCGTTGCCCGCGATCCGGGAACAGATCCCCGACGCCGCGCTGCTCATCGTCGGCGGGGGACCCTACGCGGAGACCCTGCACGAATTGGCCGCGGTCAGCAGCTGCGCCGACGACATCGTCTTCACCGGATCGGTCCCCGGCGAGGAACTGCCGGACTACCACAACGCCGCCGACGTGTTTGCGATGCCGTCGCGGACCAGGGGCGGCGGGCTCGACGTCGAAGGACTCGGGATCGTCTACCTGGAGGCATCCGCGTGCGGCGTCCCGGTGATCGCCGGCGACTCCGGCGGGGCACCGGAGACCGTGATCCCCGGGCGCACCGGTCTCGTCGTCGACGGTAAGTCGCGACGCCAGATCGCCGACGCCGTGGTCGAGATCCTGTCCGATCGCGCACGGGCGCGACGGATGGGCGCGGCCGGACGCGAGTTCGTCGAGCAGCAGTGGCAGTGGCCGCAGATCGCCGCGCGATTGGTCCGCCTGCTCACCGCCTGA
- a CDS encoding SRPBCC family protein — MADHTAQSIVINAEPEAVMAVIADFDNYPEWVSAAREVTVEEFGPDGKPARVRFDLDAGVLKDTYVLEYDWADDGSSVGWNLASSKLQRAQRGRYTVVAQAAGSTKVSYELTVDLLVPIIGQLKRRAEKAIINSALHELKKRVEG, encoded by the coding sequence GTGGCTGACCACACGGCGCAATCCATCGTGATCAACGCCGAGCCGGAGGCCGTCATGGCGGTCATCGCGGATTTCGATAACTATCCGGAATGGGTGTCGGCGGCCCGCGAGGTCACGGTCGAGGAGTTCGGCCCCGACGGCAAGCCGGCCCGCGTGCGCTTCGACCTCGACGCCGGCGTCCTCAAGGACACCTACGTCCTCGAATACGACTGGGCCGACGACGGTTCGTCGGTCGGCTGGAACCTGGCCAGCAGCAAACTGCAGCGCGCACAGCGCGGGCGGTACACGGTGGTGGCCCAGGCTGCCGGGTCGACCAAGGTGTCCTACGAGCTGACCGTCGACCTGCTGGTGCCGATCATCGGGCAACTCAAGCGCCGTGCCGAGAAGGCGATCATCAACTCGGCGCTGCACGAACTCAAGAAGCGGGTCGAAGGCTGA
- a CDS encoding 1-acyl-sn-glycerol-3-phosphate acyltransferase — protein sequence MWFWLFKYILMGPFLRLIGRPKVTGLENLPESGPAILASNHLAVVDSFYLPLMVPRRMYFLAKSEYFTGTGLKGAFQRWFFSSTGQIPIDRSGADAAAGALASARRQLDKGDLMGMYPEGTRSPDGRLYKGKTGLARIALETGVPVIPVAMVGTDRLNPPGSVLPRPAHIEIRIGKPLDFSRFEGMGGNRFIERAVTDEIMYDLMRLSGQQYVDLYAADLKNNGQTPEDALRALHGPADSTSPAA from the coding sequence ATGTGGTTCTGGCTCTTCAAGTACATCCTGATGGGTCCCTTCCTGCGATTGATCGGCCGCCCCAAGGTGACCGGTCTGGAGAACCTGCCCGAATCGGGTCCGGCGATCCTCGCCAGCAATCATCTCGCCGTGGTCGACAGCTTCTATCTGCCGTTGATGGTCCCGCGGCGGATGTACTTCCTGGCCAAGTCCGAATACTTCACCGGCACCGGGCTCAAGGGCGCCTTCCAGCGGTGGTTCTTCAGCTCGACCGGGCAGATCCCGATCGACCGATCGGGTGCCGACGCGGCCGCCGGCGCGCTGGCCTCGGCACGCCGTCAGCTCGACAAGGGCGATCTGATGGGGATGTACCCCGAGGGCACCCGCTCACCCGACGGGCGGCTGTACAAGGGCAAGACGGGTCTGGCCCGCATCGCGCTGGAGACCGGCGTCCCGGTCATCCCGGTCGCGATGGTCGGCACCGACCGGCTCAACCCGCCCGGATCGGTGCTGCCGCGGCCCGCCCACATCGAGATCCGCATCGGCAAGCCGCTGGACTTCTCCCGTTTCGAGGGGATGGGCGGCAATCGGTTCATCGAGCGCGCCGTCACCGACGAGATCATGTACGACCTCATGCGTCTCTCCGGCCAGCAATACGTCGACCTCTACGCCGCCGACCTCAAGAACAACGGCCAGACGCCGGAGGATGCGCTGCGCGCCCTGCACGGACCCGCCGATTCGACGTCGCCGGCGGCCTGA
- a CDS encoding long-chain fatty acid--CoA ligase, with translation MKGSLLPSEYSVPASFTIGDTATCPDIVFDLAAKTPDHPVVLDRAADGQWLPLTAADFAARVTSIAKGLVAAGIKPGDRVALLSSTRTEWPLIDFAIWTAGAVTVPIYETSSGPQIDWICSDSEANALISETAEHREVIAGTEIAAGLALQWSIDPVDGGPGAIDALVEAGRDVTDDEVAARRASRRADDPAILIYTSGTTGRPKGCMLTHANLLSEVEGVLAGGLRGLLQPGKRLLMFLPMAHVLAHAITLVAMRAGVSVGFYNDIPNLVPEFGAFGPSLILSVPRVFEKVFNTAQQKAHDDGKGKIFDAAADTAIAYNSARERGSIGIALRVRHAVFDKLVYSKLRAALGGRCELAISGGAPLGARLGHFFSGIGIPVYEGYGLTETTAAFSVNTPGAVKVGTVGRPIAGNAVRIAEDGEILLSGGVVFAGYWKNPTATAEAITDGWFHTGDIGKVDRDGFLSITGRKKEILVTAGGKNVSPAGLEDVIRAHPLVSQALVVGDQKPFIGALITLDAEALAAWKARAGIPADTPTADLVDNAALRTEIQTAVDEANKTVSHAEAIKKFRILPVDFTEETGELTPTLKVKRNVVTEKFAADIDALYQH, from the coding sequence GTGAAAGGCAGTCTCTTGCCATCCGAGTACTCCGTGCCCGCGTCCTTCACCATCGGTGACACCGCCACCTGCCCCGACATCGTCTTCGATCTGGCCGCCAAGACGCCGGACCACCCAGTCGTGCTCGACCGCGCCGCCGACGGGCAGTGGCTCCCGCTCACCGCGGCCGATTTCGCCGCCCGCGTCACGTCGATCGCCAAGGGCCTCGTCGCGGCGGGCATCAAGCCGGGCGACCGGGTCGCGCTGCTGAGCTCGACGCGCACCGAGTGGCCGCTCATCGACTTCGCGATCTGGACCGCCGGTGCGGTGACGGTACCCATCTACGAGACCTCCTCGGGTCCGCAGATCGACTGGATCTGCAGCGATTCCGAGGCCAACGCCCTGATTTCCGAGACCGCCGAACACCGCGAGGTCATCGCCGGCACCGAGATCGCGGCCGGGTTGGCGCTGCAATGGTCCATCGACCCGGTCGACGGCGGGCCCGGGGCGATCGACGCCCTCGTCGAGGCCGGGCGCGACGTCACCGACGACGAGGTGGCCGCCCGGCGGGCCAGTCGTCGGGCCGACGATCCGGCGATCCTGATCTACACCTCGGGCACCACCGGACGCCCCAAGGGATGCATGCTCACCCACGCCAACCTGCTCAGCGAGGTGGAGGGAGTGCTCGCCGGCGGGCTGCGGGGATTGCTCCAACCGGGCAAGCGCCTGCTGATGTTCCTGCCGATGGCCCACGTCCTGGCGCACGCGATCACCCTCGTGGCGATGCGGGCGGGCGTGTCGGTCGGCTTCTACAACGACATCCCCAACCTGGTACCCGAGTTCGGGGCCTTCGGTCCGAGCCTGATCCTCTCGGTACCGCGGGTGTTCGAGAAGGTCTTCAACACCGCGCAGCAGAAGGCCCACGACGACGGGAAGGGCAAGATCTTCGACGCCGCCGCCGATACCGCCATCGCCTACAACTCGGCTCGCGAGCGCGGCAGCATCGGTATCGCGCTGCGGGTTCGCCACGCCGTGTTCGACAAGCTCGTCTACTCGAAGCTGCGCGCCGCCCTCGGCGGCCGCTGTGAGCTGGCGATCTCCGGCGGCGCCCCGCTCGGCGCCCGGCTCGGTCACTTCTTCTCCGGCATCGGGATCCCGGTCTACGAGGGCTACGGCCTGACCGAGACCACCGCCGCCTTCTCGGTGAACACCCCCGGCGCGGTCAAGGTGGGCACGGTGGGCCGGCCGATCGCCGGCAACGCGGTCCGGATCGCCGAGGACGGCGAGATCCTGCTCTCCGGCGGGGTCGTCTTCGCCGGCTACTGGAAGAACCCGACGGCCACCGCCGAGGCGATCACCGACGGCTGGTTCCACACCGGCGACATCGGCAAGGTCGACCGCGACGGCTTCCTCTCCATCACCGGCCGCAAGAAGGAGATCCTGGTGACCGCCGGCGGCAAGAACGTGTCGCCCGCCGGACTCGAAGACGTCATCCGCGCGCATCCCCTCGTCTCGCAGGCACTCGTCGTCGGTGACCAGAAGCCGTTCATCGGCGCCCTGATCACGCTCGACGCCGAGGCGCTGGCCGCCTGGAAGGCGCGGGCCGGGATCCCCGCCGATACCCCGACCGCCGATCTCGTCGACAACGCGGCGCTGCGCACCGAGATCCAGACGGCCGTCGACGAGGCCAACAAAACCGTGTCCCACGCCGAGGCGATCAAGAAGTTCCGCATCCTGCCGGTCGACTTCACCGAGGAGACCGGCGAGCTGACCCCGACGCTGAAGGTCAAGCGCAACGTCGTGACGGAGAAGTTCGCCGCCGACATCGACGCGCTCTACCAGCACTGA
- a CDS encoding polyadenylate-specific 3'-exoribonuclease AS yields the protein MRFFYDTEFIEDGRTIDLVSIGVVAEDGREFYAVSTEFDPGRAGDWVRANVLPKLPSPASKSWRSRRQIRDELLEFVTAVDDGSPVELWAWTGAYDHVVLCQLWGPMTALPRVLPRYTRDLRQAWEAAGRPTLPELPADAHDALADAQHNLAKWRCITGR from the coding sequence ATGCGGTTCTTCTACGACACGGAGTTCATCGAGGACGGGCGCACCATCGACCTGGTGTCGATCGGCGTGGTCGCCGAGGACGGCCGTGAGTTCTACGCGGTCTCGACCGAGTTCGACCCGGGCCGCGCCGGCGACTGGGTGCGGGCCAACGTGCTGCCCAAACTGCCCTCGCCGGCGTCGAAGTCCTGGCGGTCCCGCCGCCAGATCCGCGACGAGCTGTTGGAGTTCGTCACCGCCGTCGACGACGGGTCGCCGGTGGAGCTGTGGGCGTGGACCGGCGCCTACGACCACGTGGTCCTCTGCCAGCTGTGGGGTCCGATGACGGCCCTGCCGCGGGTGTTGCCGCGTTACACCCGCGACCTCCGGCAGGCATGGGAGGCGGCCGGCCGCCCGACGCTGCCCGAGTTGCCCGCCGACGCCCACGACGCGTTGGCCGACGCACAACACAACCTCGCCAAGTGGCGGTGCATCACCGGCCGCTGA
- a CDS encoding glycosyltransferase 87 family protein — protein MRYRSMWATALLAASVVARVLWVALSTNGANFVDLHVYRDGAAGLADGSLYDFVYHGPTATPLPFTYPPFAAVVLYPLSLLPWDFVLWAWQFATIAALFASVVLAQRLCGRTDGVYAVAAVGTAVAIWCEPVRVTLDYGQINVFLMLGTLAAVWWAKTRRGRILGGVLIGLMAAIKLTPAISALWYPAVRRPLGAIAAAASFAATVVGCWAFFPDITKKYFGSLIGDADRIGQPGLVMNQSLRGALDRVVGHDVGTGAVWIVAVVVAVALAVAAWLAVPQDGGNGRTDGSWLGVLLIIALLGLLVSPISWVHHWVWLIPLAVWLGLGPWARRPGARTLLVCWAVVAGAGVPWLLRLAEQFDVALPTGVRTVGGALWGLLALATLAWIAVVGRRTPAVETA, from the coding sequence GTGCGCTACAGGTCAATGTGGGCGACCGCATTGCTTGCGGCTTCGGTCGTCGCTCGCGTCCTCTGGGTGGCGTTGAGCACCAACGGCGCGAATTTCGTCGATCTGCACGTCTACCGCGACGGTGCCGCCGGCCTCGCCGACGGGTCGCTCTACGACTTCGTCTACCACGGCCCCACCGCCACCCCGCTCCCGTTCACCTATCCCCCGTTCGCCGCGGTCGTCCTCTATCCGTTGTCGCTGCTGCCGTGGGATTTCGTGTTGTGGGCGTGGCAGTTCGCGACCATCGCCGCCCTGTTCGCCAGCGTCGTCCTGGCCCAACGCCTCTGTGGACGGACCGACGGCGTCTACGCCGTGGCCGCGGTGGGCACCGCCGTCGCGATCTGGTGCGAGCCGGTGCGGGTCACCCTCGACTACGGGCAGATCAACGTGTTCCTGATGCTGGGCACCCTCGCCGCGGTGTGGTGGGCCAAGACCCGGCGCGGCCGCATCCTCGGCGGCGTGCTGATCGGGTTGATGGCGGCGATCAAGCTCACCCCGGCGATCAGCGCCCTCTGGTATCCCGCGGTGCGCCGTCCGCTCGGCGCTATCGCGGCGGCGGCCTCCTTCGCCGCGACGGTCGTCGGGTGCTGGGCCTTCTTCCCCGACATCACCAAGAAATACTTCGGCAGCCTCATCGGCGACGCCGACCGGATCGGTCAGCCCGGCCTGGTGATGAATCAGAGCCTGCGCGGGGCGCTGGACCGGGTCGTCGGGCACGACGTGGGCACCGGTGCCGTCTGGATCGTCGCCGTGGTCGTCGCCGTCGCCCTCGCGGTGGCCGCCTGGCTGGCCGTGCCGCAGGACGGCGGGAACGGTCGCACCGACGGCAGTTGGTTGGGGGTGCTGCTGATCATCGCGCTGCTCGGACTGCTCGTCTCCCCCATCTCCTGGGTCCACCACTGGGTGTGGCTGATCCCGCTGGCCGTCTGGCTCGGATTGGGTCCGTGGGCGCGCCGCCCCGGCGCGCGCACCCTGCTCGTCTGCTGGGCGGTCGTGGCCGGGGCGGGGGTGCCCTGGCTGCTGCGCCTGGCCGAGCAGTTCGACGTCGCGCTCCCGACCGGTGTCCGCACGGTCGGCGGGGCGCTCTGGGGACTGCTGGCGCTGGCCACCCTGGCGTGGATCGCCGTCGTGGGCCGCCGCACCCCGGCGGTCGAGACCGCCTGA